AAGCCCGCGCCGACTCCTGGTATTCGGAAGGGTATCTCAGAGCAGAGAAAAACAAACACACCGACAAGAGGTACTGGCGGCGGTGATCAGACGGAGAACATGAAGCCTGTAGATCAGCAGCGGTGGCAGGGTAATCAATGGCAGGCGAATTGTATGAGCAGGAGTTTGGATTGTACGGATGAACGGAAGAAAGTCGCTGGTGGGTCTGGGAGTGTAGTCAGAGCGCTGCAGAATTCGTTTGCCGAAGACAGATCTTCATTTGATGGAAGACTTAGTACTGATTCTGGAAATGTACAATTGGAGAAGGCGGTAGAGCCTCTTCCTGAAGGAACTTCAGCTAGTAGTTTAGACATTTCCTCCGATTCTGAGAGCGTGTCTTGTAGTAGTAATTCAGGAACACAGGAGGGTGGTACCGGAAAAGGACAGCGTGGCCCTCGAGTCGTTGTGGTACCGGCAAGAGTCTGGCAGGAGACTAACAACCGGTTGCGACGGCAACCAGAACCGGGCTTTCCATCATCTAAGAACATTGGAGCAAAAACTTCAGTACCTTCAAAAGTAAATATTCCCAAGAAGCATTCAATTGATAGTCCAGCATCATCTCCTCGCCAGGTTGCAAATAACAACATGGAGCAGTCGTCTCCTATTCGAGTTCCAGTTGGTCTTGCATCCCCAAGTAAGCTTTTAGCATCATCCATATCCATATCATCACCTTCAAAAGGAAGTCCATCTCGTGTAAGATGCTCAGTGACAAATGGGTTTGGTAATAAATGGAGTAGCACACCATCTTCTTTGAGTTTTGCTAATGATGTTCGAAAGGGAAAAATGGGGGATAGCCGGATGGTTGATGCACATTCATTGAAGATGTTGAACAACAGGCTTTTACAGTGGCGTTTTGTTAATGCTAGAGTAGATATCATTTCTTCTGTCCAGAGCCTGAATGCAGAGGTATGATTCTCCGCTTTATCTACTGAAAGTAGTTGTTGATCCTTGTCCTGATTTGCATCATAATCTGTTCCAATTTATGTTTGAATATAGCAAAAAGGGAAGTTGATCTGATTCTAAACTGAAGTTTAGCATTTTTCTGATAAATTAATATGTTGTGATAACTTAGGCTTCTTGGTTATTGTTAGTTGGTCTTTTATTTTCCCCCATTCTTGTTTATCTGATCACCAAATTTCCAGCTCCCACCATGGCATTGGCATTATCTTTTTCCACTCTATCGATCTTTCTAATCTGTTCTCCTAATTGACTCTAGGAGTTCAAACCACTTTACTTATATTGTTTAATTGTTCATTATGTCAGAGAAACCTCTTCAGTGCTTGGAATGGTATTTCAGAACTGCGTGAATCTGTTATAGCCAAAAGACACGAGTTGCAATTACTTCAGCATAAACTGAAGCTGGCTTCTATCCTCGAGTCTCAAGTAAGATATGCGGCTGCTTCTTCTGCttcttctttattctttttttctccTCTCTTGTTGTGTATCCTGTTATCTAAACCACTTAGGTTCGTAAGGCTCCCTCTTGTTATCAGTTATCACAGATCAAATTCTGCATGAATATTCATTAGATTGTTTTGTTGACACTAGTGTCTTTACCTAGACTTTGGTAATTATTGTGATTTGCAAATGTAGATGACATGTTTGGACGAGTTGGATCTTCTGGATCAAGACTTTTCCAGCTCTCTGTCTGGTATTACAGATGCTCTGGAAGCTAGAACCCTCCGCTTGCCAGTTGATGAAGGGGCTAAGGTGCGTGTCATCTGTGTGTATGGATGTTTATCATCACGTTTGTTTTTTCATTCTTtgtttatttatgcatttatcTCTTCGTCACAGGCTGAAGTCCAGGATGTCAAGGATGCTATTTGTTCAGCAGTTGATGTGATGCAAGCAATGGCACCTTCCTTAAACTTATGGCTACCAAAGGTTACAATCCCACTCTCTGTTGTTTGAACTTTCTGTATTCAACTTTGTCACTTTTGTGCGTCTAGTAGTTGGATTTTCTTTTTGCTATCGTCCTCTATAATTTGTTTGAAAGGTACAAACACTACAATTTTGGTCATTTGTCAACAGCAGCAAGTAGAGGACTGGTGTATTTTAAGTTTTCTTCTGTTTAAAGACACCTGTGAATTACACAGCTTAAACAGCTTAAACACATGATTAAAAAGTGTATCTTATTAATGATGATAGGTTGGAGATGTGAATTCTGTGGTATCAAAACTTGCTGATGTTAATGCACATGAGCGTGCATTGCTTGATCAGTGCAACGATCTATTGTCTACAGTAGCATCCATGCAGGTATCACTTTGtttcctctctctctcattcACTCATCCCTCTTTCTTCCTGTTTTTTCTCTCACacatgaaaaaatatatttaaccaGGTAAAAGAATTCAGCCTGAGAACACACATGTTGCAACTAGAACGCATACCAGCTTAACAGGGCAGCAGGACAGAGACAGGTATCTGCTGACTGCACTTATTAGACCTAAAGTTCATGCCAGATA
This genomic window from Benincasa hispida cultivar B227 chromosome 4, ASM972705v1, whole genome shotgun sequence contains:
- the LOC120076396 gene encoding QWRF motif-containing protein 2-like, which encodes MVAAVSTTLNPKTVAQSQRVPHSQNPMRPPLLPSDPDNGAAARRPKSREVTSRYLSSSTSTSSASVLRRCPSPSVSGTSTSATVLTPMPSFRRSESVERTHRGTPQPNSLDFGFGHGNGRGEMSAAQKLLFNSTRSLSVSFQGESFPLQVSKAKPAPTPGIRKGISEQRKTNTPTRGTGGGDQTENMKPVDQQRWQGNQWQANCMSRSLDCTDERKKVAGGSGSVVRALQNSFAEDRSSFDGRLSTDSGNVQLEKAVEPLPEGTSASSLDISSDSESVSCSSNSGTQEGGTGKGQRGPRVVVVPARVWQETNNRLRRQPEPGFPSSKNIGAKTSVPSKVNIPKKHSIDSPASSPRQVANNNMEQSSPIRVPVGLASPSKLLASSISISSPSKGSPSRVRCSVTNGFGNKWSSTPSSLSFANDVRKGKMGDSRMVDAHSLKMLNNRLLQWRFVNARVDIISSVQSLNAERNLFSAWNGISELRESVIAKRHELQLLQHKLKLASILESQMTCLDELDLLDQDFSSSLSGITDALEARTLRLPVDEGAKAEVQDVKDAICSAVDVMQAMAPSLNLWLPKVGDVNSVVSKLADVNAHERALLDQCNDLLSTVASMQVKEFSLRTHMLQLERIPA